The DNA region ATCCGTCGATTAGCTTGATGTAATATAAACACATCAATATCGTCAGCAGTTAGGTGTGCTTTCGACAAAGCATCATTAAGCACATTTGGCACCTCCCGAGTTGCAAAACCATAGACTGCACGTCCATCCATGTGAAAAAAAGAATCACCTGATGTTATCGTACCCAATAAATTTTGGTTAGGAAATTCACCCGCAGTCAACGCATCCGATTGTGCACCGTATGCTTTCAAAGACTCGCTCATAATTCGACTGGGCGTTTGTGTCCGCTCAAGTAAAATACCTGCTGCGCCATCTCCAAATAGCACAGCCACTGATCGATCCTGCCAATCAACTAACTTACTCAAAACTTCCGCACCAATCAAAATACCACGCTGATATTGTGTCGACAAAAGTGCATTGGCAACAGATAAACCATATACAAACCCTGAGCAAGCAGCATCTAGATCAAAAGCGAATGCATGATTTGCACCAATAGCGCCTTGTACTTTTGCCGCCACACTCGGCGTCAAAGTATCAGGTGACATCGTACTCACAATCACAAAGTCCAGTGTGGATACATCAATCTGATTTTTTTCAACTAATTGCTTGGCCACATCAATTGCCAAATCACTGGTATTTTCAGTAGTCACTATGTGACGCTGATGAATACCCGTTCGGGAATAAATCCAGTCATCAGAGGTATCTAACTGTTGCGCTAATTCATCATTTGTCACAATACGTTTTGGAATTGATTTGGCAAAACCTGAAATTCTAATATGTTCCATCTATGTCTCCACACCCACTGCTCATTCAACTAATTGATGTAAATATGCCTGTAATGCCATCACGGCTGTCTGAATCGTTCCCG from Weissella diestrammenae includes:
- a CDS encoding beta-ketoacyl-ACP synthase III, coding for MEHIRISGFAKSIPKRIVTNDELAQQLDTSDDWIYSRTGIHQRHIVTTENTSDLAIDVAKQLVEKNQIDVSTLDFVIVSTMSPDTLTPSVAAKVQGAIGANHAFAFDLDAACSGFVYGLSVANALLSTQYQRGILIGAEVLSKLVDWQDRSVAVLFGDGAAGILLERTQTPSRIMSESLKAYGAQSDALTAGEFPNQNLLGTITSGDSFFHMDGRAVYGFATREVPNVLNDALSKAHLTADDIDVFILHQANRRIIESIAKRFGQSIEKFPMNMMAYGNTSAASIGIVLTELFEQRQIHEGQLIALAGFGGGLTAGAMIIKL